From a region of the Fischerella sp. JS2 genome:
- the rimO gene encoding 30S ribosomal protein S12 methylthiotransferase RimO, giving the protein MGEKPTIAISHLGCEKNRIDTEHMLGLLVEAGYGVDSNEELADYVIVNTCSFIEAAREESVRTLVELAEANKKIVITGCMAQHFQEQLLEELPEAVAVVGTGDYHKIVDVIARVEQGDRVKEVSAEPTYIADETTPRYRTTTEGVAYVRIAEGCDYRCAFCIIPHLRGNQRSRTIESIVAEAEQLVSQGVQEIVLISQITTNYGIDIYGKPKLAELLRALGKVDVPWIRMHYAYPTGLTPDVIAAIRETPNVLPYLDLPLQHSHPEILRAMNRPWQGQVNDAIIECIKEALPQAVLRTTFIVGFPGESDEHFQHLFQFIQRHEFDHVGVFTFSPEEGTPAYNLPNQLPQAIKDERRDILMELQQPISLSKNQQEIGRVVDVLIEQENPSTGELIGRSARFAPEVDGQVYVRGQARLGTIVPVTIKEADTYDLYGIVSS; this is encoded by the coding sequence ATGGGTGAAAAACCAACCATTGCAATATCTCACCTGGGTTGTGAAAAAAATCGAATAGACACAGAACATATGTTAGGACTGCTGGTAGAAGCAGGCTATGGCGTAGATTCTAATGAAGAGTTAGCAGATTACGTTATTGTTAATACTTGTAGTTTTATTGAAGCAGCTCGGGAAGAATCTGTCAGGACTTTGGTAGAACTGGCAGAGGCGAATAAAAAAATTGTCATCACAGGTTGTATGGCGCAACATTTCCAAGAGCAGTTGTTGGAAGAGTTGCCCGAAGCAGTGGCGGTAGTAGGTACAGGCGATTATCACAAAATCGTTGATGTGATTGCACGAGTAGAACAGGGCGATCGCGTCAAAGAAGTGAGCGCCGAACCAACTTACATAGCCGATGAAACCACACCCCGCTATCGCACTACAACCGAAGGTGTGGCATATGTCAGAATTGCGGAAGGATGCGACTATCGCTGTGCGTTTTGTATCATTCCGCATCTGCGGGGAAACCAGCGATCGCGTACTATAGAATCAATAGTCGCGGAAGCTGAACAGCTAGTAAGTCAAGGGGTACAGGAAATCGTTTTGATTTCCCAAATCACCACAAATTACGGTATAGATATCTACGGGAAGCCTAAATTAGCCGAATTGCTTCGTGCTTTGGGGAAAGTAGACGTGCCGTGGATTCGGATGCACTACGCTTATCCGACAGGACTAACTCCAGATGTGATCGCGGCAATTCGTGAAACACCCAATGTCTTACCTTATCTGGATTTGCCCTTGCAACATTCCCATCCCGAAATTCTCCGCGCCATGAACCGTCCTTGGCAAGGACAAGTTAACGATGCAATTATCGAATGCATCAAGGAGGCACTACCACAGGCGGTACTGCGGACAACATTTATTGTTGGGTTTCCTGGCGAAAGTGATGAACATTTTCAGCATCTATTTCAATTCATCCAACGCCATGAATTTGACCATGTCGGTGTTTTCACCTTCTCTCCAGAGGAAGGAACACCAGCCTACAACCTACCCAATCAGTTGCCGCAAGCAATCAAAGACGAGCGGCGGGACATATTGATGGAACTGCAACAGCCGATTTCTCTAAGTAAAAATCAGCAAGAAATTGGCAGAGTCGTTGATGTTTTGATTGAACAAGAAAATCCTTCAACAGGAGAATTAATCGGTCGTTCGGCTAGATTTGCCCCGGAAGTAGATGGTCAAGTTTACGTTCGTGGGCAAGCAAGATTGGGAACTATCGTACCAGTAACCATCAAAGAAGCTGATACGTACGACTTGTACGGAATAGTTAGTAGTTAG
- a CDS encoding BCD family MFS transporter has protein sequence MATSNVSPNSESNESGKSTSIPKVKLWTMFRLGLFQMALGIMSILTLGVLNRVMIEELRVPALIVAGAIAMHQFVAPIRVWFGQMSDTKPLLGYHRSGYVWVGAALFAIISFFAVQVVWQLGISWQSGWTTQTSGWAALLALIFALYGVAISASSTPFAALLVDVSDEDNRSKLVGVVWSMLMVGIIIGAIISSGLLRQIALDAPLEVIQTQVNRLFLIVPGIAFALCLLSTVGVEKKYSRYTMRSTAINREDKITLGMAMQVLTASRQTAIFFTFLLLMTLSLFMQDAVLEPYGGEVFKMTIAETTKLNAFFGTGTLIGLSLTGFLIAPRLGKKNTTKLGCVAVAVCLIIIFLAGTTANSKFLQLSLTLFGFASGVTTTGALSLMLDLTAAETAGTFIGAWGLAQAMARALATVSGGAVLNLGKSLLTTPLFAYGLVFTIQAVVMLLALGLLNWVNVTEFQRNAKQAIASILESELD, from the coding sequence ATGGCAACTAGTAATGTGTCACCCAATTCTGAATCAAACGAGTCAGGAAAATCCACATCCATTCCCAAAGTGAAACTATGGACAATGTTTCGACTAGGCCTGTTTCAGATGGCATTGGGCATCATGTCGATTCTGACTCTGGGAGTGCTAAATCGAGTCATGATTGAGGAATTGCGAGTGCCAGCACTAATTGTAGCTGGGGCGATCGCAATGCATCAATTTGTGGCTCCGATCAGAGTGTGGTTTGGGCAAATGTCAGACACCAAGCCTTTGCTTGGCTATCACCGCAGTGGTTACGTTTGGGTTGGTGCAGCTTTATTTGCGATCATCTCATTTTTCGCTGTGCAAGTAGTTTGGCAACTGGGCATAAGTTGGCAATCAGGTTGGACGACTCAAACCTCTGGTTGGGCGGCACTTCTGGCTTTGATCTTTGCTCTTTATGGAGTTGCCATTAGTGCTAGTTCCACACCTTTTGCAGCGTTGTTAGTCGATGTTTCCGATGAAGACAACCGCTCAAAATTGGTGGGGGTTGTCTGGTCAATGCTGATGGTGGGTATTATTATTGGGGCAATTATTAGCAGTGGTTTGCTCAGACAAATTGCCTTAGATGCACCCCTAGAAGTAATCCAAACTCAAGTCAATCGCTTGTTTTTGATCGTCCCAGGTATTGCTTTCGCACTTTGTCTGCTATCAACAGTCGGTGTGGAAAAGAAATATTCTCGCTATACCATGCGTTCCACAGCGATTAACCGCGAAGATAAGATTACTCTTGGTATGGCAATGCAGGTGTTAACTGCTAGCCGGCAAACAGCAATCTTTTTCACATTTTTGCTGTTGATGACACTCAGCTTGTTTATGCAGGATGCGGTGTTGGAACCCTACGGTGGTGAAGTCTTTAAAATGACTATTGCCGAAACCACAAAACTCAATGCCTTTTTTGGTACAGGGACGCTGATTGGCTTGAGTTTAACTGGCTTTTTGATTGCCCCGCGTTTGGGTAAGAAAAATACAACCAAGCTCGGATGCGTGGCTGTGGCAGTCTGTTTGATAATAATTTTCCTAGCAGGGACAACTGCTAATTCCAAATTCCTGCAATTGAGTTTAACCTTGTTTGGTTTTGCTTCTGGCGTCACTACAACTGGGGCGTTAAGCTTAATGCTGGATCTGACTGCTGCGGAAACCGCCGGAACGTTTATTGGTGCTTGGGGGTTAGCACAGGCAATGGCAAGGGCCCTCGCTACGGTTTCTGGCGGTGCAGTGCTAAACTTGGGTAAATCTTTATTGACAACGCCATTATTTGC
- a CDS encoding SRPBCC family protein has protein sequence MEVFEQSIDINAPAAVVERCISDRILMHRWLNPVLRCEPVGEWSTDVGSHSRFVIQIPIIKPTLNSTVVERKPGLIVWGFEGFFKGRDRWECQPQAKGTRLLNRFEFEIPNSLVSWGFKTFAENWTKEDMQAQLRRLKLVAEEMQ, from the coding sequence ATGGAAGTTTTTGAACAATCAATAGATATTAATGCTCCAGCCGCAGTTGTGGAACGCTGTATTAGCGATCGCATTTTAATGCACCGTTGGCTTAATCCTGTATTGCGCTGCGAACCTGTAGGTGAATGGAGTACCGATGTTGGTAGTCACAGTCGCTTTGTAATTCAAATACCTATAATTAAACCGACATTAAATAGTACCGTTGTAGAAAGAAAACCAGGTTTGATTGTTTGGGGGTTCGAGGGTTTTTTTAAAGGACGCGATCGCTGGGAATGTCAACCACAAGCGAAAGGAACACGCCTACTCAATCGCTTTGAATTTGAGATACCCAATTCTTTGGTGAGTTGGGGTTTTAAAACCTTTGCCGAAAATTGGACAAAAGAAGACATGCAAGCCCAACTACGTCGACTTAAGCTTGTAGCGGAGGAGATGCAGTAG
- a CDS encoding DEAD/DEAH box helicase gives MTLSFQELGISPERIEQIEKIGFTTPTNIQAQAIPQLLAGRDVVGQSQTGTGKTAAFSLPILERLDVSQKVVQALVLTPTRELAIQVQDAICEFIGNEGLRVMAIYGGQSIDRQILQLKRGVHMVVGTPGRVIDLLERGSLKLDHVKWFVLDEADEMLSMGFIDDVEKILSQAPQERQTALFSATMPPSIRQLVNKFLNDPVTVAVEQPKAAPNKINQVAYLVPRHWSKVKALQPILEMEDPESALIFVRTRRTAAELTNQLQAAGHSVDEYHGDLSQQARERLLTRFRNRQVRWVVATDIAARGLDVDQLSHVINFDLPDSVETYVHRIGRTGRAGKEGTAITLVQPFERRKQQLFERHVRQSWQLLSIPTRAQIEARQLEKLQTQVQEALVGERMASFLSIVSQLSEKYDAHAIAAAALQIAYDQTRPAWLLSEADYPEEDLRPTPKPKLRGGGRRESNRESSGEHRRRSSWVSSEVGAEGDKRGSSKPKLRTGRRDTPMPKKVSSHPARESAS, from the coding sequence ATGACACTTTCTTTTCAAGAACTAGGTATCTCACCAGAACGGATTGAGCAGATTGAAAAAATTGGTTTTACCACACCAACCAATATTCAAGCCCAAGCGATTCCCCAACTTTTAGCCGGTCGCGATGTGGTTGGTCAATCCCAAACAGGTACAGGTAAAACAGCTGCTTTCTCTTTACCAATTCTAGAGCGGCTGGACGTCAGTCAAAAAGTAGTGCAAGCACTAGTTTTGACCCCAACCCGTGAGCTAGCAATTCAAGTTCAAGATGCCATCTGCGAATTTATTGGCAACGAAGGATTGCGTGTCATGGCAATTTACGGTGGTCAATCTATTGACCGCCAAATTTTACAACTCAAGCGCGGCGTTCACATGGTCGTGGGTACACCAGGGCGAGTCATAGATTTGCTAGAACGGGGTAGCTTGAAGCTGGATCATGTGAAATGGTTTGTTTTAGATGAAGCCGACGAAATGCTCAGCATGGGCTTTATCGATGATGTGGAAAAGATTCTTTCCCAAGCACCCCAAGAACGACAGACAGCTTTATTCTCCGCCACAATGCCGCCATCCATCCGGCAGCTGGTGAATAAGTTCCTCAATGATCCAGTCACAGTTGCCGTTGAACAACCAAAAGCTGCTCCGAACAAAATTAATCAGGTAGCTTATCTAGTGCCGCGCCATTGGTCAAAAGTCAAAGCTTTACAGCCGATCCTGGAAATGGAAGATCCAGAATCAGCTTTGATCTTTGTTCGCACTAGACGCACGGCTGCTGAACTCACCAATCAATTGCAAGCTGCTGGTCACAGCGTTGATGAATACCACGGTGACTTATCCCAACAAGCGCGGGAACGTTTGTTGACTCGATTCCGTAATCGTCAAGTGCGCTGGGTAGTAGCTACTGATATTGCAGCGCGGGGCTTGGATGTTGACCAACTATCCCACGTGATTAACTTTGATTTACCCGACAGCGTCGAAACCTATGTCCACCGTATCGGTCGTACTGGTCGTGCTGGTAAAGAAGGTACAGCAATCACCTTGGTGCAGCCCTTTGAACGACGCAAGCAGCAGTTGTTTGAGCGCCATGTGCGTCAAAGTTGGCAACTACTTTCGATCCCCACACGGGCGCAAATTGAAGCTAGACAACTGGAAAAATTACAAACCCAGGTGCAAGAAGCTTTGGTGGGTGAACGTATGGCTTCATTTTTGTCTATCGTTAGCCAGCTGAGCGAAAAATATGACGCTCATGCGATCGCCGCAGCTGCATTACAAATTGCCTACGACCAAACTCGTCCTGCTTGGTTGCTGTCAGAAGCTGACTATCCCGAAGAAGACCTCCGACCCACTCCCAAACCTAAACTACGGGGTGGCGGTCGTCGCGAATCTAATCGCGAGTCTAGTGGTGAACACCGTCGCCGTTCCTCTTGGGTATCATCAGAAGTAGGTGCAGAAGGAGACAAACGCGGTTCCTCCAAGCCCAAATTGCGGACAGGACGACGGGATACTCCGATGCCGAAAAAGGTAAGTTCTCATCCAGCTAGAGAGTCTGCTTCGTAG
- a CDS encoding aldo/keto reductase: METITLGQSGPVVTPLCIGTWAWGDRLFWNYGKEYGSQELQAAFDASLEAGITFFDTAEVYGFGLSEELLAQFLQKTAQKVQIATKYGPFPWRITAQSVADALTESLKRLQVQKVALYQVHWPFTFLMSQETLMNALADEVERGRIAAVGVSNYSVQQMREAHQILARRGVPLAVNQVRYSLLTRQIESNGILHTAHELGVTILAYSPLAQGLLTGKYTIAGGSTPSGARKLDSRFSKEGLQKIEPVVSLLRQFGEKYSRTPAQVALNWLIAQGNVIPIAGAKTAQQVRDNAGALGWRLTDDEIAHLEEVSRPWLN, translated from the coding sequence ATGGAAACCATCACATTAGGGCAAAGCGGCCCTGTCGTCACACCCTTATGTATCGGTACTTGGGCTTGGGGCGATCGCTTATTTTGGAATTATGGCAAAGAATACGGATCACAGGAATTGCAAGCAGCATTTGATGCTTCCCTAGAAGCAGGTATCACCTTTTTTGATACAGCAGAAGTTTACGGATTCGGGCTTTCAGAAGAGTTGCTTGCCCAATTCCTCCAAAAAACCGCACAAAAAGTCCAAATTGCTACTAAATACGGGCCTTTTCCTTGGCGAATCACAGCCCAATCTGTTGCTGATGCCCTTACAGAAAGTCTCAAACGCCTCCAAGTTCAAAAAGTAGCCCTCTACCAAGTCCATTGGCCCTTTACTTTTTTAATGAGTCAAGAAACCTTAATGAATGCCCTCGCAGATGAAGTGGAACGGGGCAGAATTGCAGCAGTAGGTGTGAGTAATTACTCAGTCCAGCAAATGCGAGAAGCACACCAAATACTAGCTAGAAGGGGTGTACCTTTAGCTGTTAATCAAGTGCGCTACTCTTTGCTAACTCGCCAAATTGAAAGTAATGGAATTCTCCACACCGCTCATGAATTGGGTGTAACAATCTTAGCCTATAGTCCTTTGGCCCAAGGACTACTAACTGGCAAGTACACCATAGCTGGAGGCTCAACCCCCAGTGGTGCGAGAAAATTAGACTCACGCTTTAGCAAAGAAGGCTTGCAAAAAATTGAGCCAGTGGTATCTTTGCTACGCCAATTTGGGGAAAAATATAGTCGTACTCCTGCCCAAGTCGCCCTGAATTGGTTAATTGCTCAAGGCAACGTTATTCCGATTGCTGGGGCAAAAACAGCTCAACAAGTACGAGATAACGCAGGCGCTTTGGGCTGGAGATTAACTGACGATGAAATCGCCCACTTAGAAGAAGTTAGTCGCCCTTGGCTAAATTAA
- a CDS encoding vitamin K epoxide reductase family protein translates to MKRRLSSTPWIHRRSRLLIGAIAILGALTTAYLTIVKFSQSSAACPTKSCDIVLQSDYATVFGLPLALFGFLAYVSMAVFALTPLAVDPVKKKDSRKKLENLTWLLLLIGAIAMSVFSGFLMYLLVFKIKALCIYCVASAIFSLSMLVLTIVGRAWEEIGQIFFTAIVVGMVTLVGTLAIYAPPPNNNSGVTIVENSGKPAIISFRPVEEPKPGVGWEVTTTSGEAEIALARHLKQIGAKEYIAWWCPHCHEQKLLFGKEAYSEIDHIDCVPIDNPNGLKDECRAAKIQSYPTWIINGKTYAGVQTLEQLANISNYAGPRSFKYVLKQA, encoded by the coding sequence ATGAAACGCCGCCTTTCTTCTACCCCTTGGATTCATCGTCGATCGCGTTTGCTAATTGGTGCGATCGCTATTTTAGGTGCATTAACCACTGCTTACCTGACCATAGTTAAATTTAGCCAAAGCTCAGCTGCTTGTCCTACTAAAAGTTGCGATATTGTACTACAGAGCGATTATGCGACGGTTTTCGGACTGCCTCTGGCTTTGTTCGGTTTTTTAGCTTATGTGAGTATGGCAGTTTTTGCCTTAACCCCGTTGGCTGTCGACCCAGTTAAAAAGAAAGATTCTCGAAAAAAGCTGGAAAATTTAACTTGGTTGCTGCTGTTGATCGGAGCGATCGCTATGTCGGTGTTCAGTGGTTTCTTGATGTACCTGCTGGTATTCAAGATTAAAGCATTATGTATCTACTGTGTTGCCTCAGCAATTTTTTCCTTAAGTATGTTAGTCCTAACTATTGTGGGTCGTGCTTGGGAAGAAATCGGGCAAATCTTTTTTACTGCCATTGTTGTCGGCATGGTAACGTTAGTTGGGACTTTAGCTATTTATGCTCCTCCACCAAATAATAATAGTGGAGTTACTATTGTTGAAAATTCCGGCAAACCAGCAATCATTAGTTTCAGACCAGTGGAAGAACCCAAACCAGGGGTTGGTTGGGAAGTTACCACTACCTCCGGCGAGGCAGAAATTGCCCTTGCACGTCACTTAAAGCAAATAGGTGCTAAAGAATACATTGCTTGGTGGTGTCCTCACTGCCATGAACAAAAATTACTTTTTGGTAAAGAAGCTTACAGCGAAATTGACCATATAGATTGCGTTCCTATTGATAACCCAAATGGTCTAAAAGATGAGTGTAGAGCAGCTAAAATTCAAAGCTACCCGACTTGGATTATTAATGGTAAAACCTATGCAGGAGTGCAAACTTTAGAGCAGCTAGCAAACATTAGTAATTACGCAGGCCCACGTAGTTTTAAGTATGTTTTAAAACAAGCATAA
- a CDS encoding SirB1 family protein, with translation MNISSARQYFYQEIQQPDEYIDLARAALYIAQEEYPDLDPEEYINSLDIMAAELEERLPAERYPLRIIQTINQYLYNDLGFAGNKQEYYDPRNSYLNDVIDRRVGIPITLALIYLEIARRIDFAMVGIGMPGHFLIRPDICDIEIFVDTFNQGEILFPQDCQEKLTQIYQHPVTLQPEFLAAVTNKQILARILTNLKYIYLNKQELEKALAAVERILLLFPGFALEVRDRGLLCYQLGRFSQAANDLETYLVKTPEAQDAYMIRRLLTQLGRG, from the coding sequence ATGAATATCTCGTCAGCGCGGCAATATTTTTACCAGGAAATTCAGCAGCCTGATGAGTATATAGATTTAGCAAGAGCAGCTTTATATATTGCTCAAGAAGAATATCCTGACCTTGATCCAGAAGAATATATTAATAGTCTAGATATAATGGCAGCAGAATTAGAAGAACGGTTGCCAGCAGAACGTTATCCTTTGCGAATCATCCAGACTATTAATCAATATCTCTATAACGATTTAGGATTTGCAGGAAATAAACAAGAATATTATGACCCTCGCAACAGCTATTTGAATGATGTGATTGATCGTCGCGTGGGGATTCCAATTACGTTAGCGCTAATATATCTAGAAATTGCCCGACGGATTGATTTTGCGATGGTAGGTATAGGAATGCCAGGGCATTTTCTAATTCGTCCTGACATTTGTGATATTGAGATTTTTGTGGATACTTTCAATCAAGGTGAGATATTATTTCCGCAAGATTGTCAAGAAAAATTGACTCAAATATATCAGCATCCCGTGACTCTGCAACCAGAATTTTTAGCAGCAGTAACAAACAAACAAATTCTGGCAAGAATATTAACAAACCTCAAATATATCTACTTGAATAAACAGGAATTAGAAAAAGCCTTAGCAGCAGTAGAAAGAATTTTATTATTATTTCCTGGTTTCGCCTTAGAAGTGCGCGATCGCGGTCTTTTATGTTATCAACTCGGTCGCTTTTCCCAAGCAGCCAATGACCTAGAAACTTACTTAGTTAAGACCCCAGAAGCCCAAGACGCCTACATGATTCGGCGATTACTGACTCAACTTGGTAGAGGATAG
- a CDS encoding CHASE2 domain-containing protein produces MNKQQGKRFVRLIFLLKKFLCRGNREFVTASSVAICILLLRFFGLLQSLEWAALDQFFQLRPIETPEESITIVAIDEASLREVGSWPIPDGVIAEVLQKLHLQQPRAIGLDIFRDLKVEPGHKNLLNTYKSIPNLIGIELLSNKQNNSVAPPPELSKVKRVGFNNILLDADGKVRRSLLYWHVEDQAHESFALKLAKLYLQAEGIRAKKAVQNPKNLQLGKAVFHRFQPHDGGYVGVDNKGYQILSNFPKLACRNSFSDICAFRRVSMRDVLTDQVPRQWIHNRIVLIGSTAPSLQDMVLIPYSSRLMGTAKPVAGVELQAYFISEFIRAAQQGRPLLKVWPDLIEGLWICVWAYVGAATRWRVRRLNRSILSILLFCLVLLGSSYIAFLFGWWIPMAPALLSFGVSAIVMTSQIAHMQEELKRSKEFLHQVINTIPDPIFVKNEKHQWIVLNEAYCQLIGYPKSLLLEKSEYDFFTEKEAELFRQQDELVFRSQQPQEHEEEFTDAKGKTHFISTKRSLHKDGAGNFFLVGVIRDLTERKLLEDELKRTAAELFRSNSELKLQEDHLRYLAYHDPLTGLPNRKLFAEQLHESVVWARNNKLLLGLLFIDLDGFKQVNDSLGHEIGDRLLITVAQRLSNCLRGSDTVSRLGGDEFTAILRAIPKLEVAAIVAEKILATITEPIVLDGHTIKISASIGISVYPLNSHDYETLIKQADAAMYHAKRLGKNRYEFS; encoded by the coding sequence ATGAATAAGCAGCAAGGCAAACGTTTCGTGAGGTTAATATTCCTGTTGAAAAAATTTTTGTGTCGAGGAAACAGAGAATTTGTCACTGCCTCTAGCGTTGCCATCTGCATTTTACTATTGCGTTTTTTTGGATTATTGCAATCTTTAGAATGGGCAGCTTTAGATCAATTTTTTCAACTACGGCCTATCGAAACACCAGAAGAATCAATTACTATTGTTGCAATTGATGAGGCTTCTTTACGTGAGGTTGGTTCTTGGCCAATTCCCGATGGTGTAATTGCTGAAGTTTTACAAAAATTACATCTCCAACAACCACGTGCTATTGGTTTAGATATTTTTCGAGATTTAAAGGTAGAACCTGGTCATAAAAATTTGTTAAATACTTACAAATCAATACCAAACTTGATTGGGATTGAATTGCTTTCCAATAAGCAAAATAATAGTGTTGCACCACCACCAGAATTAAGTAAAGTTAAACGAGTGGGTTTTAACAACATACTACTAGATGCTGATGGCAAAGTACGTCGTAGCTTATTGTACTGGCATGTTGAAGACCAAGCACACGAAAGTTTTGCTTTAAAGTTGGCAAAGCTTTATCTTCAGGCAGAAGGTATTAGAGCCAAAAAAGCTGTACAAAATCCCAAGAATTTACAGTTAGGCAAGGCTGTATTCCATCGTTTTCAACCCCATGATGGTGGCTATGTAGGGGTTGATAATAAAGGCTATCAAATATTGTCAAATTTTCCGAAATTAGCTTGTAGAAATTCATTCTCAGATATTTGTGCCTTCCGTAGGGTTTCCATGCGAGATGTGCTAACTGACCAAGTACCTCGCCAGTGGATTCACAATCGCATTGTTTTAATTGGTTCTACTGCACCTAGTCTTCAAGATATGGTGCTAATTCCCTACTCCAGTCGGTTGATGGGTACGGCAAAGCCTGTAGCAGGTGTGGAACTGCAAGCCTATTTTATCAGTGAATTTATCCGCGCTGCTCAACAAGGAAGACCTTTACTCAAAGTCTGGCCTGACTTGATAGAAGGGTTATGGATTTGTGTTTGGGCTTATGTGGGTGCAGCAACGAGGTGGCGAGTACGGCGCTTGAACAGAAGTATCTTGAGTATCCTGTTGTTTTGCTTGGTGTTGCTTGGTAGTTCTTATATAGCTTTCTTGTTTGGTTGGTGGATACCAATGGCCCCTGCTTTACTTAGCTTTGGTGTCTCAGCAATTGTCATGACGTCGCAAATCGCGCACATGCAGGAAGAGTTAAAACGATCTAAAGAGTTCTTGCATCAAGTTATTAATACAATTCCTGATCCAATTTTTGTTAAAAATGAAAAACATCAATGGATTGTTTTAAATGAAGCTTATTGTCAATTAATTGGTTATCCCAAGAGTTTATTACTAGAAAAGTCAGAGTATGATTTTTTCACTGAAAAAGAAGCTGAGTTGTTTCGTCAGCAAGATGAATTGGTGTTTCGATCGCAGCAACCCCAAGAACATGAAGAAGAATTTACTGATGCTAAGGGTAAGACTCACTTTATTTCCACTAAGCGATCGCTTCATAAAGATGGCGCCGGTAATTTCTTTTTGGTGGGGGTGATTCGTGATCTCACTGAACGTAAACTTCTAGAAGATGAACTCAAGCGCACTGCTGCTGAGTTATTCCGTTCTAACAGTGAATTAAAGCTTCAAGAAGATCATTTACGTTATTTGGCATATCACGATCCTCTGACTGGTTTACCTAATCGGAAGTTATTTGCTGAACAACTACACGAATCTGTGGTATGGGCGCGCAATAATAAATTGTTACTAGGACTGCTGTTTATTGATCTGGATGGCTTTAAGCAAGTCAATGATAGCCTTGGACATGAAATAGGCGACCGCCTGCTGATCACTGTTGCTCAACGCCTCAGCAATTGTTTACGAGGTAGTGACACTGTTTCTCGCTTGGGTGGCGATGAATTTACCGCAATTTTACGAGCAATCCCCAAACTAGAAGTAGCTGCTATAGTGGCTGAAAAAATTTTAGCAACCATCACCGAGCCAATTGTCTTGGATGGACACACTATAAAAATATCCGCCAGTATTGGCATTAGTGTTTATCCTCTCAATAGTCACGACTATGAAACTTTGATTAAACAAGCAGATGCTGCAATGTATCATGCTAAGCGTTTGGGAAAAAATCGTTATGAATTCAGTTAG
- the btpA gene encoding photosystem I biogenesis protein BtpA, translated as MDLYQLFKTRTPIIGVVHLLPLPTSPRWGGSLKTVIDRAEQEATALASGGVNGIIVENFFDAPFSKNQVDAAVVSAMTVVVQRIQNMVTLPIGINVLRNDAKSAMAIASCVRAQFIRVNVLTGVMATDQGLIEGEAHQLLRYRRELGCDVKIFADVLVKHARPLSSPNLTVAVQDTIERGLADAVILSGWATGSPPNQEDLELAAQAAAGTPVFVGSGASWENVATLLQAADGVIVSSSLKRHGRREQTIDPIRVSQFVEAAHRSWNNRGDRKSISSVSLKS; from the coding sequence GTGGACTTATATCAGCTATTTAAAACCCGCACACCGATTATTGGTGTAGTTCATTTACTACCATTACCTACCTCGCCCCGTTGGGGAGGTAGCCTAAAAACAGTAATTGACCGTGCTGAACAAGAAGCAACAGCTTTAGCCAGTGGCGGAGTTAACGGTATCATTGTAGAAAATTTTTTTGATGCACCGTTTAGTAAAAACCAGGTCGATGCCGCAGTTGTTAGCGCCATGACTGTAGTAGTGCAGCGGATACAGAATATGGTGACGCTGCCCATTGGCATTAACGTTTTACGGAATGATGCCAAAAGTGCGATGGCGATCGCTAGCTGTGTGAGGGCGCAATTTATCCGTGTGAACGTCCTCACTGGAGTTATGGCAACCGATCAAGGTTTAATTGAGGGAGAAGCCCATCAATTACTGCGCTATCGGCGCGAATTGGGTTGTGATGTCAAAATCTTCGCTGATGTCTTAGTTAAGCACGCTCGTCCATTAAGTTCGCCAAATCTGACTGTAGCAGTGCAAGATACAATCGAACGGGGTTTGGCAGACGCCGTGATTTTGTCTGGTTGGGCTACAGGTAGTCCACCTAACCAAGAAGATTTGGAATTAGCTGCACAAGCAGCAGCAGGCACACCAGTATTTGTTGGTAGCGGGGCATCTTGGGAAAATGTTGCGACATTGTTACAAGCAGCAGATGGAGTGATTGTCTCTAGTTCCTTAAAACGTCACGGTCGTCGCGAACAAACAATTGACCCAATTCGTGTTAGTCAATTTGTAGAGGCCGCACACCGTAGCTGGAACAACAGGGGCGATCGCAAATCTATTTCTTCTGTAAGCCTAAAATCATAA